One genomic region from Magallana gigas chromosome 3, xbMagGiga1.1, whole genome shotgun sequence encodes:
- the LOC105328298 gene encoding sodium-dependent glucose transporter 1B isoform X2: MDKDHQSVAMTAEKVDMSSQEKPEPKEEKSGPSTAGKIVKTLFLVSVWICLGLYLEITGPTQKDLKLRAHLDYEEVSRAMSGRSIGFFIGAAIGGFLVDKLDPYCDLMVAVCLDLGATATIVAPHAQEIALLWFLFVMQGTFEGIINIAGQKLVLEIWQEKASSPLFLLHFGFGIGSFIVPQIANPFLAIPKPTAAANFTYNMTTLHPISTTAAPVTEYIRESRIEWAYLIVALITMSLSLVFYFYQFCGKGMRNTQVGKTQKDKDEDHTNIRRIIDPATCAGGKRLFGIQVLGLLFLFFFVTTGGERVYGKFIRSFAIDYYNIDGDRASLLNSSFWISFAIGRFAGFVAAKWIPIRIILLIETTGAMTSAILLNIFADDSTLALWILTQPMAFFIAPCFPSGVGWGDFHIHLSGLGITFLLLGGALGGVCYMWIIGYFYEAYGPLSFFYVMLSYGIPLCTLAFIMHFSTWGKGHRFKDEEKKEEVVEVSGIQLKFYSKSDQEKSM; the protein is encoded by the exons ATGGACAAGGACCACCAATCAGTGGCCATGA CTGCAGAAAAAGTCGACATGTCCTCGCAAGAGAAACCGGAACCCAAAGAGGAAAAGTCCGGACCGTCCACCGCCGGAAAAATCGTCAAGACACTGTTCCTGGTCTCAGTGTGGATATGTCTG GGTCTGTACCTGGAGATTACCGGCCCAACCCAGAAGGACCTGAAGCTCCGGGCTCACCTGGATTACGAGGAGGTGTCCCGGGCAATGTCGGGCCGCAGCATCGGCTTTTTCATTGGGGCCGCGATCGGGGGTTTCCTGGTGGACAAGCTGGACCCCTACTGTGACCTGATGGTGGCGGTGTGTCTCGACCTGGGCGCCACAGCGACCATTGTAGCGCCGCATGCGCAAGAGATTGCTCTGCTGTGGTTCCTTTTTGTGATGCAAGGAACATTTGAAGGAATCATCAACATTG CTGGCCAGAAGCTTGTTTTAGAAATCTGGCAGGAGAAGGCCTCTTCTCCGTTGTTCCTTTTACATTTTGGATTTGGTATCGGTTCCTTTATCGTTCCACAGATAGCTAATCCCTTCTTGGCTATCCCAAAGCCGACCGCAGCGGCAAACTTCACCTATAATATGACCACTCTCCACCCCATTTCCACCACCGCCGCCCCGGTGACGGAGTACATCCGGGAATCTCGGATAGAGTGGGCCTACCTGATCGTGGCATTAATCACCATGAGCCTGTCTCTGGTCTTCTACTTCTACCAGTTCTGTGGTAAAGGGATGAGGAACACCCAGGTCGGAAAAACGCAAAAAGATAAGGACGAAGACCACACGAACATTCGCCGAATCATAGACCCTGCAACATGCGCCGGCGGCAAGCGATTGTTTGGAATCCAAGTTCTGGGCCTCCTGTTCCTGTTCTTTTTTGTCACTACTGGAGGTGAGCGGGTGTACGGTAAATTTATCCGCAGTTTCGCCATTGATTATTACAACATTGACGGCGACAGGGCGTCGCTCCTAAACAGCTCGTTCTGGATAAGTTTCGCTATCGGACGATTTGCTGGGTTCGTTGCCGCCAAGTGGATTCCTATTCGCATCATTCTGCTGATAGAGACCACAGGGGCCATGACGTCAGCCATTTTGTTGAACATCTTCGCAGACGACAGCACCTTGGCGCTGTGGATCCTCACTCAGCCAATGGCGTTCTTTATTGCCCCCTGCTTCCCGTCGGGCGTCGGCTGGGGCGATTTCCACATTCACCTGTCTGGTCTGGGAATCACCTTTCTCCTGCTAGGGGGCGCTCTGGGTGGCGTGTGTTACATGTGGATCATTGGGTACTTTTACGAGGCGTACGGGCCCCTGTCTTTCTTCTACGTCATGCTCTCCTACGGCATTCCTCTGTGTACATTGGCTTTCATTATGCATTTCTCCACTTGGGGGAAGGGCCACCGTTTTAAAGACGAGGAAAAGAAAGAGGAAGTGGTAGAAGTGAGTGGTATACAACTGAAGTTTTACAGCAAGTCGGACCAAGAAAAGTCGATGTAA
- the LOC105328298 gene encoding sodium-dependent glucose transporter 1B isoform X1, translating to MAASVSKSRRSYRYTCVAAEKVDMSSQEKPEPKEEKSGPSTAGKIVKTLFLVSVWICLGLYLEITGPTQKDLKLRAHLDYEEVSRAMSGRSIGFFIGAAIGGFLVDKLDPYCDLMVAVCLDLGATATIVAPHAQEIALLWFLFVMQGTFEGIINIAGQKLVLEIWQEKASSPLFLLHFGFGIGSFIVPQIANPFLAIPKPTAAANFTYNMTTLHPISTTAAPVTEYIRESRIEWAYLIVALITMSLSLVFYFYQFCGKGMRNTQVGKTQKDKDEDHTNIRRIIDPATCAGGKRLFGIQVLGLLFLFFFVTTGGERVYGKFIRSFAIDYYNIDGDRASLLNSSFWISFAIGRFAGFVAAKWIPIRIILLIETTGAMTSAILLNIFADDSTLALWILTQPMAFFIAPCFPSGVGWGDFHIHLSGLGITFLLLGGALGGVCYMWIIGYFYEAYGPLSFFYVMLSYGIPLCTLAFIMHFSTWGKGHRFKDEEKKEEVVEVSGIQLKFYSKSDQEKSM from the exons ATGGCAGCTTCAGTAAGCAAGAGTAGACGCAGCTACAGGTACACATGTGTAG CTGCAGAAAAAGTCGACATGTCCTCGCAAGAGAAACCGGAACCCAAAGAGGAAAAGTCCGGACCGTCCACCGCCGGAAAAATCGTCAAGACACTGTTCCTGGTCTCAGTGTGGATATGTCTG GGTCTGTACCTGGAGATTACCGGCCCAACCCAGAAGGACCTGAAGCTCCGGGCTCACCTGGATTACGAGGAGGTGTCCCGGGCAATGTCGGGCCGCAGCATCGGCTTTTTCATTGGGGCCGCGATCGGGGGTTTCCTGGTGGACAAGCTGGACCCCTACTGTGACCTGATGGTGGCGGTGTGTCTCGACCTGGGCGCCACAGCGACCATTGTAGCGCCGCATGCGCAAGAGATTGCTCTGCTGTGGTTCCTTTTTGTGATGCAAGGAACATTTGAAGGAATCATCAACATTG CTGGCCAGAAGCTTGTTTTAGAAATCTGGCAGGAGAAGGCCTCTTCTCCGTTGTTCCTTTTACATTTTGGATTTGGTATCGGTTCCTTTATCGTTCCACAGATAGCTAATCCCTTCTTGGCTATCCCAAAGCCGACCGCAGCGGCAAACTTCACCTATAATATGACCACTCTCCACCCCATTTCCACCACCGCCGCCCCGGTGACGGAGTACATCCGGGAATCTCGGATAGAGTGGGCCTACCTGATCGTGGCATTAATCACCATGAGCCTGTCTCTGGTCTTCTACTTCTACCAGTTCTGTGGTAAAGGGATGAGGAACACCCAGGTCGGAAAAACGCAAAAAGATAAGGACGAAGACCACACGAACATTCGCCGAATCATAGACCCTGCAACATGCGCCGGCGGCAAGCGATTGTTTGGAATCCAAGTTCTGGGCCTCCTGTTCCTGTTCTTTTTTGTCACTACTGGAGGTGAGCGGGTGTACGGTAAATTTATCCGCAGTTTCGCCATTGATTATTACAACATTGACGGCGACAGGGCGTCGCTCCTAAACAGCTCGTTCTGGATAAGTTTCGCTATCGGACGATTTGCTGGGTTCGTTGCCGCCAAGTGGATTCCTATTCGCATCATTCTGCTGATAGAGACCACAGGGGCCATGACGTCAGCCATTTTGTTGAACATCTTCGCAGACGACAGCACCTTGGCGCTGTGGATCCTCACTCAGCCAATGGCGTTCTTTATTGCCCCCTGCTTCCCGTCGGGCGTCGGCTGGGGCGATTTCCACATTCACCTGTCTGGTCTGGGAATCACCTTTCTCCTGCTAGGGGGCGCTCTGGGTGGCGTGTGTTACATGTGGATCATTGGGTACTTTTACGAGGCGTACGGGCCCCTGTCTTTCTTCTACGTCATGCTCTCCTACGGCATTCCTCTGTGTACATTGGCTTTCATTATGCATTTCTCCACTTGGGGGAAGGGCCACCGTTTTAAAGACGAGGAAAAGAAAGAGGAAGTGGTAGAAGTGAGTGGTATACAACTGAAGTTTTACAGCAAGTCGGACCAAGAAAAGTCGATGTAA